The following nucleotide sequence is from Arvicanthis niloticus isolate mArvNil1 chromosome 25, mArvNil1.pat.X, whole genome shotgun sequence.
catacatgcaggctaaacatcaattcacatgaaaataaataaataatttaaaaaataattgcaatTTCTATTGAGCTGTTACAATTTTACAAATCAATACTTTCCTTCCTTGGGCTCCTAGAATGATTGATCCAGCATACAACTTTGAGTTTAGCATTTTACTTTGACATGTAATAGGCTGAAGTACATGATTACTTTATCACTTAACTTCCCTGATATTTTAATTAcagattttgttggtttttgagactggCTTTTGCTATATTGTCAAGGCTGCCCGTGAACTCAttcttgcctctacttctctagtgctgggattacagcacaCACTGCCATGACCATCTAATTGTTCTTTTTATCTTGCCAGTATCTGTCGGGCCATGGAAAGgtgtcctggttcttgggttgtgggttcggcggccatacccccagaacccaggctcctggcaggaggtctaatctccattccaccttcacccttccatcagcccctccctcctctccccctccctatttaactcaggtccaccctgggttttgtggggtgtgcatccatccaccatccgccatgtcaataaaccagttttgtaaacccaaggacttcctcgtgtgttggggccacactGCCAAGAGGaaccatgaggaaccgtggagaggcttttagttaatgagcagccaggcccaacttccagctggaggaacccagagcgttcccagcagactacccacagcatggagggaggaaccctgggttccccagccatattttttcctacaagtATCCTCTATAGTTTTTAATGTGTACTAtgtaaattaaagttttaaaacctACTATTTTTATCTATTATGTATTTGACCATTTACGATGAACCTGTGAATCGTTGTTCACCTGTGTATCTGTGGATTGATTGCTCTTGTATGATAATAAAATGAGACTGAAAACTACTGAAGTCTTTTTGACCACTAAGGTCTGGCAAGGCTTTGAGAAAAACTATTTATATTCCTTAATGTAACTGCTTAGAGGACACTTTAAATTTACTCAGCAAAACAGCACGTTGAGATAAAGTTTGAGCCAGCGTAAAAAATGCATTAGTAAGTTCAGAAGCTGTCCTGTTATGTTAAGGTTAGGTCCCCAGCTCCTTGGACTCTTCAAATTTttctgttgacatttttttttttttgtttaagtttttgttgttgttgtttgagacagggtctcatgaacaAAGTAGTAGAGGTCACCTGCAGACTCTCCTGACTTAGTCTCTTGGATGCCAGAATTTGAATTAGGGACATAATTTGAATTATGTCCCACCCAAAGACAGGCTACACTCAGCGGTAGAGAGAGCGCTTCCCTCCTGTGTGCAGACCCTGCAGCTGATCcccactgttagtattctgtctaaactccacctccccagttacctggcaacagccaggtatgctcctccccacagttacctggcaactgccaggtaggccgatccactataaaaggggctgcttgccccctcctctctctcttattctcttactctcttactctctctcttaccctcttgcctctctgtcccctcccccaccttcctctctctccacgtggtcatggccggcctctactcttccacctccctctccccacctttgccctatcccctgaataaacctcctctccCTTGGAACCGGGTGGTCCCCAGTGGTCTATTCTGAACTGTGGTCGGATTTCTTATACCCACCACCACAGAGAGGGCAAGGTGggtggaaggaaaggaaatgaggaCTAGAAATAAACTGTtgggataataaaaaaaaataactaagtaaATGGACAGAGAGATAAATACTCACAGCATACGTTTCCTAGGTCTGGGAGCACAGAGGACTCACAGCTAGTCTCGTCAGCAATCTAGCACATCTTTTATAATCTAGAAAAGCCATTTAAAGGTAATAATACGTATAATTAATTGCTATGAATTCGAAAGAAACAACGTTAGTCACTGATTCGTGTAACAACCGTAGCTTTAAAAGCACCTAGCATATTAGCTGCTTAACATGGGTTTTGTCATTCATTCCTCTGAAAACATATGGAAATTTGACGCGTTCAGTTTAAAATGATCAAATAGCTTCAAATGTGACTTAACTGAAAGCAGCTTTGAGTTGATCTTCCCAAACTGTCCTTTCTCCACCAAACTATGCTGTTACCCAGTGTCTTTGCCTTGAGTTTTTGGCTGGTTAAttgagttgggtttttttgtttgtttgtttgttttgtttcatttcgtTTTGTCAACGTGATAGAGATTAGAGTCAACTGGGCAGAGGAAACTTGCTGGAGGAACTGCCTCCATTATGTTGTCATGTAGGTATATCTGTGGGGAATTTTCTTGGTTACaaactgatgtgggagggcccagaccaCTGGGGGTGGTGCCACCCCGGGAAAGGTGgttctgggttatataagaaagccgtgtagagtaagccagtaagcaactcCTCCACGGCCTATGCTTCAGTACTGGTTTCCAAGTTCCTACCTTGGCTTGGATCAACAATGGACTGTGATGTGAACGTGTGAGCTGAAACAAACCTTCCTTCCCCAATCACTATCGGTCACTGCtctatcatagcaacagagaagcaaactagagCAAAAACTACTGTGCTTAAGTTTTTTCTAGTCATTAAATGTAAGgaattttttgaagaaaaaaaaaaaatctaactcaaCACCCTAAGTTAAGTTAAGCACTCCTCAAGGTCATCTAGCTGACAAGAAACACAATGTTCAGAAGTTACTCACTTTAAAAGGAATTTTAAGATTTAGAAAGGAATTTGAAACAGGTGACTCAGCTAACCATACGCTATTATAACTGGGCATTTTGAGTGATAGCCCTTGGGTGCTATGTTTGGAATTATTAACTCCAGTAACTTAAGTATTCAAAAGAGCGTATTGCTCAACAGGCTATCATCATTCACAAACACCCAGCACACACTGTACAAATGACATGATATAAAcaacatttatttcaaaataacttaGGAAGACATAATGACTTGCACTTCATAGAcagctcactttttttttcatttatgtgaaAAAGTACTTTATTTATACCAAGGAATTTGAATAATGATAAACGGTTTCAGTCCTGACAAACATTCTGGTCTTTAGGAAAATCTGGCTGTTTTTAGATTTGGAAATATTCCCAACCATAATATGATCTCTCATTCCTTATAGTTTCAACACTACACACAATCTTGAGTACTGAAAGGTTATAAATAGCATCTCTTCAAATGTTTAGTCTATTATGTCCCACCCAAAGACAGTTGAAGCATGAAATTATATGCACTTATTGTTAATaacgtattttttttttcttctaaagtttGCCCAGGCAACTTACAAGCTGGCATCGAGCAATCCCTGGTATTGTGATAAAGTCGATGGAAGTGTCTGCGACATTCAGCTGAAAATGTGACAGGCCCTGGAAAACAGGAAAGAATGCTTATTATAAACAGAGGCATGTCTTTCAAACAAATTGCTAGCACTTGTGGATGGAGATGGTGTAACTGTAGTTTCCATCCTTCCTGCCCTTTATAGAACTAGCCTAAGAATTCTTCCCTTTACTCAGGCTCTGTGGGAGGCAGTGAACTTTGATTTAACTTCACTTCACATTCTCAGTATCTCACATCATGGAACCTTCTGACTAGCAGAACTCTAGAATATCTGAAAGGCAGCAGCCCAGACTGAAGGAAAATCTGCAAAAAGCCAACCAAGACAGAGTGACTTcgatttctttgacttttttttttttaacttaatggGAAGCAATGCTTCTAATGATGACATCTATTTTTAATTGTAGTAAGGTGTGCTCACTAGCTCATTAGTGTAAGGATTATTGCAAAGTGGGCAGGGCCTTGAAACTACACCAAAACATTTCTCCTTCCACCTGGCCCACGGTCAGCTCCCCAACACTCAGTGgccacacttctttctcttgggctggttccactccctgtttaACATAAGCTTTTCTTGGTAGATATCGCATGGCCCTGGtgtctctaacatcttggggtctccaaggaaATTCAGACTTTACTTTCACAGGTccacacaatggcctctctgagcctcctTGCAGGGACACTGTACCTATCCTGCCTAGCTTTCATGTATGGGACCATACCTAATAAACCACCACATCATCTGAGAAGGCTTGCAGTGAAGTGGGGTGTGTTTTAAGGAGAAGAGTATGGCCACAAGGAACGCACTGAGCCAGACTATAGTGGGAGAGAATGGGCAGATGGTGTGGATGGGCTGGGGATGAAGGGTAAACTTAGGAAGGGCTGCATTTGGCCAGTGGACTGGAAAGGTATGGGAATAAATCAGATGGCCAATGGCCTTCAGGGACACACTGAAGGATTTAGATTATGCTTCAGCCAAGGCAGCACTGAGGCTTTATAAACAGGAAAGAGATGAGTATATGTCACGCCCCTCCCCCAtgcttttttgttcatttttttaaatcgctgtttaattataacatttctcccttcactttcctccctccaaacagTCTCATATACTCTTACCCATTCTTCTTCAAATTAATGACCTATTTTTCATCAATTACTATTGCATGTATatattgcgtgtgtgtgtgtgtgtgtgtgtgtgtgtgtgtgtgtgtgtgtgtgtttgtacatattcCTAAGTATAACCTTTTGAGTCCATATAAGCTACTTGTATTCATGTTTTGGGAGCTTACTGTTTGACTCcggacaaccaattggtgtgctatTCCCAGATGAGGAAAGCTGATCCCAGCTTTcttcagttgcctgtagttctttgtgcagGCTTGAACCCTCATGGCCATTTCCCCAGGCAGTTTGGTATATTTGTTGGTGTCCTCCTTGTTCAGCCTATATTTTGGTGGTCAAGTTGGTGATACTTTATGAGTGTAGCTTCTGATGTCACAAGGAAACAGTGTCATAGCAAGGTCCTTGATTCTCGGGCTCTTACAATCATCCCACCCCACTTTCTGCAATGTTTTCTTATGTGTTGGAGTGTTTTGTAGATACAGTCCATGCCATGCATAAGAATAGATGCTAGAGTGTCTTATGACACAATTTTGCTCTTCACATTAACATTGTGAATCATTTTCAATGTATTGTCCACGTTCTAGAAAAGCATAGGATCATATGCGCACACTGCTCTAACTTCTCTACAGCTAATAATCTCAGCCGTCTTTTACTATGTTACATACCAGGCTTGTAAAAGGAGAAAGACACGggtttccctatttttttcctacTTATTCAAATCTGAGGGTTGCATCTGTTAATTACcatatttaatttagttttttttttttttttttctgagacaaggtgtCATGTGTCCTGATCCTCCTTCCCAGACCAAGTGGTAAAATTACAGTTCAGTGCAAACATATCCATTTGTTAACTTTCAAATGATGTTGCTGAGTATCATACAGAGACACCTGCAGATAAGGAAGTAGCCAtgttaaagtaggtgtggccttgctaaagaaagtgtgtcactgttgggggaggggcagaattTAAGGTCTCCTCTACTCAAGCTATACTCAGTGTGTCAAACATTCTCCTTCTGCTGActaatatagaactctcagcttgctcctccagcaccatgctttcctgcactctgccatgctttccacaATAATGATAACAATGAACTGAAACTAcatgccagccccaattaaatgttttcctttataagagttgccttggtcatggtatctctttacagcaacaaAACTCTAAGACACATGATTCTCAGTAAATCCTCCTTCCTATTTTTCTGTAAAAAGTACTCTATAATTCTCTTACTTATTGAGTTCTTGTGCACATTACAGTCCATACAAATCAATAGCAGTTGACTGAAACACAGATGAACTACAAGCATCTTCTAGACATTAATCTTCATAGCTCCATTGTCTAAGACTGGATTCTATATAAagtttttgggttttcttttgtaaCTGAGTCACTGAAATAGCATACGCTTACCTGTGAAATGCTTTATGAATTTGTCTTTCAAGGTCAAGTCTCTTGGGaatatttctgaaaagaaaaaaaaaaaggactttgtAGTTTCCAGGATAGATTTCCactattaaaacataaatatagcaCTAAACACACAGATCCATGTAGTGTGCACAGCTGATCTCAAATCTCTTGCTCTGGCCCTAATGATATTCCAGGGCTCTAGAGCTCTAGCAGAATTTCCTGCTTTCTCTACAGCTCTCCCAGGGAACCCTACAGACCACACACAAATGTAGAGATACTCCTGAATGCTGGACTCTCTGGCTGCCCAGAGCTCCTCCAATCCTGTTTCTGAGCCTCAGTGAATAGGAGCATTCTTTAGCCCTTGCATagctttggtggtttgaatgacaatggcccACAATAAGCCcactggg
It contains:
- the Alkal1 gene encoding ALK and LTK ligand 1, which codes for MWPAKPCSRVPALLLLALALFPPGTQGRPRGRRTARIPELRPQLFLPVTGTSLVPRASRSTEIFPRDLTLKDKFIKHFTGPVTFSAECRRHFHRLYHNTRDCSMPAYYKRCARLLTRLAVSPLCSQT